In Fodinicola acaciae, the following proteins share a genomic window:
- a CDS encoding asparagine synthase-related protein → MTGFTGISGKEWSGDWFVVLPDADRGAGWGFAGGVSDQIAHPSGRPWIIGHWPPARLLAVQAGPVRVVLIGCHDASAGQLAALANGIDSIDEFDRIGAAVSGSFHLIAAVGGEVRVQGSVSGVRRLFHRRVADLPVVSDRADVLAAIAGVASVPTEKLAVRLLYPSIPTALLDRPDLWPGVRAVPPDSYLRIDAHRATRCVRRWSPPDPTLSLAEGAKLLREELAHALDARTRGGVVATDLSGGLDSTPLSFLAAKTADRLITVTMGAESPDHDDAHWASAAAAALPTADHLVLDTDSLPDMFAGVDDLGCRLDEPMLWTRTRQRNLAIARICADRGASIRITGHGGDEVIHAPLAHLHTLARKLGRSQARRRLRVCAARYRWNATDAARAIKDSRPYGQWLADTARMLTQPPDLGGPEAMFGWSTPMRMPPWVSPTAVDAARGALQQLSHEAVAPDRGGHMAIHQVRQLGSSVRLASQLCGAETGLRIEAPFLDDRVLDICLAVDPAERNRADAYKPLMVEAMNGVVPPEILRRTTKGEFSADVHGGRRRQRAALAAVFEAPLLADLGLVDGDALRRAATGLFPPHVPLFALDSTLAVETWLRSRSGVPDAVG, encoded by the coding sequence TTGACCGGTTTCACCGGAATATCGGGGAAAGAGTGGAGCGGCGACTGGTTCGTCGTGCTGCCTGACGCCGATCGCGGTGCCGGTTGGGGATTCGCCGGAGGGGTGAGTGACCAGATCGCTCACCCGTCCGGGCGGCCGTGGATCATCGGACATTGGCCGCCGGCGCGACTGTTGGCCGTCCAGGCGGGGCCCGTGCGGGTCGTCCTGATCGGCTGTCACGACGCGTCGGCCGGCCAGCTGGCGGCGCTGGCCAACGGAATCGACAGCATCGACGAGTTCGACCGGATCGGCGCGGCGGTGTCCGGAAGCTTCCATCTCATCGCCGCCGTCGGCGGCGAGGTCCGCGTGCAGGGCAGCGTTTCCGGCGTACGCCGTCTGTTTCACCGCCGCGTCGCGGACCTTCCGGTGGTCAGCGACCGCGCCGACGTGCTGGCGGCGATCGCCGGAGTCGCCAGTGTCCCGACCGAAAAGCTGGCGGTCCGGCTGCTCTATCCGTCGATTCCGACCGCCCTGCTCGACCGGCCGGATCTGTGGCCAGGTGTCCGGGCCGTGCCGCCGGACAGCTATCTGCGGATCGACGCGCATCGGGCCACTCGCTGCGTACGCCGGTGGAGCCCACCCGATCCGACACTTTCGTTGGCCGAGGGTGCCAAACTGCTGCGCGAGGAGCTGGCCCACGCCCTCGACGCGCGTACGCGCGGTGGCGTGGTCGCCACCGACCTGTCCGGCGGCCTCGACTCGACGCCACTTTCCTTTCTGGCGGCCAAAACGGCCGACCGGCTGATCACCGTCACGATGGGTGCCGAGAGCCCGGACCACGACGACGCGCACTGGGCCAGCGCTGCCGCCGCCGCATTGCCCACGGCCGACCATCTGGTGCTGGACACAGATTCGCTGCCGGACATGTTCGCCGGCGTCGACGACCTCGGTTGCCGGCTTGACGAGCCGATGCTGTGGACGCGCACCAGGCAGCGAAACCTCGCCATAGCGCGCATTTGCGCCGACCGCGGTGCGTCGATCCGCATCACCGGTCACGGCGGCGACGAGGTCATCCACGCGCCGCTGGCGCATCTGCACACGCTCGCTCGCAAGCTCGGCCGGTCGCAGGCTCGCCGCCGGCTCCGCGTCTGCGCGGCGAGATATCGCTGGAACGCAACTGATGCGGCCCGCGCGATCAAGGATTCCCGGCCATACGGCCAATGGCTGGCCGACACAGCGCGAATGTTGACCCAGCCACCGGATCTCGGTGGTCCGGAGGCGATGTTTGGTTGGTCGACACCAATGCGGATGCCGCCATGGGTGAGCCCAACGGCGGTCGACGCCGCACGCGGCGCGCTCCAGCAGCTCTCTCACGAAGCTGTGGCGCCCGACCGTGGCGGTCACATGGCGATCCACCAGGTGCGCCAGCTCGGTTCTTCGGTCCGGCTGGCCAGCCAGCTGTGCGGCGCCGAGACGGGTTTACGGATCGAGGCGCCGTTTCTGGACGACCGCGTGCTCGACATCTGCCTGGCGGTCGATCCGGCCGAACGGAACCGGGCCGATGCTTACAAACCGTTGATGGTCGAGGCGATGAACGGTGTCGTGCCGCCGGAGATCCTGCGGCGTACGACCAAAGGTGAGTTCAGCGCGGACGTACACGGCGGCAGGCGTCGGCAACGGGCCGCACTCGCCGCGGTCTTCGAGGCACCGCTGCTGGCCGATCTCGGACTCGTTGACGGCGACGCATTGCGCCGAGCGGCGACCGGTCTCTTTCCGCCGCATGTCCCACTTTTCGCGCTGGACTCGACACTCGCCGTCGAGACCTGGCTGCGGAGCCGTTCGGGGGTGCCGGATGCGGTTGGCTGA
- a CDS encoding NAD-glutamate dehydrogenase, whose translation MRTEAPLDDAGRDGNLEGVSDLVGAAAERAPDARTAALVRRYWGMVPADDLAGRAPEDLLTAVRSHRELAEQRVTGELRMRIHTPDPAKATWAGGHTLVEIVTDDMPFLVDSVTAALSRHNLTVHLVVHPQLVVRREVLGALSEVPADEGLAESWMHLEVDRTRNEAELTAIHNDLQEVLTDVREAVEDWPRMRDTALNLAAELDDGGGLLPVPAKDVEDSRELLRWLADDHFTFLGYREYELGEDGAGHPYLAAVPSTGLGILRQDQTQVRSLKSMPAAARDRIKEKRLLVITKANSRSTVHRSAYLDYIGIKVFGNDGEVIGERRFLGLFSSAAYLESVKKLPVVRRKVADILTRSGLSKNSHSGKDLISILETYPRDEFFQAPTDEIYDTSMGVLRMAGRRVLRLFVRRDSYGRFISCLVYMPRDRYTTKNRVRMQEILTEALNGVGLDYTTRVTEDLMARVHFTVRTDPTDPPDHIDVAALQERLVAATRSWDDDFAAAMQESVGEEQARVLVRRYGPAFPEAYKEEHTVLEAAEDVSRLEMLEEPGDLGTHLYRKNDELRFTVRRLLEPMSLSDVLPVLQSMGVKVFDERPFRFHRLDANGDNRPEDTAWVYDFGLGECIGVDADAVRGPVQNAFSACWRGESEVDGLNALVLGAGLTWQQVSVLRAYAKYRRQVGQVYSDRLVSTTLAQNPGIAGGLVDLFLLRFDPGLKLPMDERNTRAEELVAKLTAELDSVESLDADRIMRSLLATILATTRTNYFQRGRDGRPKPYLALKIDPSMVPDLPAPRPKYEIFVYSPRFEGVHLRFGPIARGGLRWSDRRDDFRTEVLGLVKAQMVKNSVIVPVGAKGGFVLKRPPASTDREAFLAEGQACYRMFISGLLDLTDNRNANTDGTTEVIPATDVVRHDDDDSYLVVAADKGTATFSDLANSIAKEYGFWLGDAFASGGSQGYDHKKMGITSRGAWESVKRHFRELGHDTQTEDFTAVGIGDMSGDVFGNGMLLSEHIRLVAAFDHRHIFVDPKPVAATSYAERRRLFDLPRSSWADYDTSLISAGGGVFPRTAKSIPISAEMATALGISDPTVTKLAPAELIRQILMAPVDLLWNGGIGTYVKASTETHADVGDKTNDGVRVNGRDLRCKVVGEGGNLGFTQRGRIEYALAGGRINTDAIDNSAGVDTSDREVNIKILLDGAISSGQLAEQERNSLLAQMTDELAHLVLQDNYEQNIALGNARSGAGPMVTVHERQLRALEAEGRLDRALEFLPSVEEMREREAAGRGLTSPELSVLLAYVKIGLEQDIAASDLPDEDWCMPTLVDYFPTPLRENFAELMKSHPLRRDIITTRVVNDCVDRGGTSFVFRAVEETGADVVDVVRAAEVVRQVFGLREVWAEAEKLDVHVPTAAQTQLYLRSRRLVDRATRWLLQSRRPPIDVSAEVARFRPAVAELLPKVEQMRGPREREAIEAEVAQLCAEGVPTEVSRQAVRLIYAFGLLDVVEVANRSGQPPTEVAEVYFAVAERFEMEALLDRISDLKRDDRWKSLARMALRYDLYAAMAEFTAEVIQSTPDNLGPHERVKEWIAANRPSLARVQASLRDIDELGSDLATLSVLLRQIRTVIRASASG comes from the coding sequence ATGCGTACCGAAGCGCCGTTGGACGACGCTGGAAGAGACGGCAACCTGGAGGGTGTGAGCGATCTGGTCGGCGCCGCCGCCGAGCGCGCACCCGACGCGCGGACGGCGGCACTGGTCAGGCGCTACTGGGGGATGGTGCCGGCCGACGACCTGGCCGGCCGCGCTCCGGAGGACCTGCTCACCGCCGTACGTTCCCACCGCGAGCTGGCCGAGCAGCGGGTCACTGGCGAGCTGCGGATGCGCATTCACACACCGGACCCGGCCAAGGCCACCTGGGCCGGTGGCCACACGCTGGTCGAGATCGTCACCGACGACATGCCGTTCCTGGTCGATTCGGTCACCGCGGCGCTGTCCCGCCACAACCTGACCGTGCACCTGGTCGTCCATCCGCAGCTGGTGGTGCGGCGCGAGGTGCTCGGCGCGCTGTCCGAGGTGCCGGCTGACGAGGGCCTGGCCGAGTCGTGGATGCACCTGGAGGTCGACCGGACCCGTAACGAGGCCGAGCTGACCGCGATCCACAACGACCTGCAGGAAGTCCTCACCGACGTACGGGAGGCGGTCGAGGACTGGCCGCGGATGCGCGACACCGCGCTCAACCTGGCCGCCGAGCTGGACGACGGCGGTGGCCTGCTGCCGGTGCCGGCCAAGGACGTGGAGGACAGCCGCGAGCTGCTGCGCTGGCTCGCCGACGACCACTTCACCTTTCTCGGCTATCGCGAGTACGAGCTGGGGGAGGACGGCGCGGGCCATCCGTATCTGGCCGCCGTGCCGTCGACCGGCCTCGGCATCCTGCGCCAGGACCAGACGCAGGTCCGCTCGCTGAAGTCGATGCCGGCCGCCGCGCGCGACCGTATCAAGGAAAAACGGCTGCTGGTCATCACCAAGGCCAACTCGCGCTCGACCGTGCACCGCAGCGCCTATCTGGACTACATCGGCATCAAAGTCTTCGGCAACGACGGAGAAGTCATCGGCGAACGCCGTTTCCTCGGTCTGTTCTCCTCGGCGGCCTATCTGGAAAGTGTCAAGAAACTCCCAGTCGTGCGGCGGAAAGTCGCCGACATCCTGACCAGATCGGGGCTGTCCAAGAACAGTCACTCCGGCAAGGACCTGATCTCCATCCTGGAGACCTATCCGCGCGACGAGTTCTTCCAGGCACCGACCGACGAGATCTACGACACCTCGATGGGTGTGTTGCGGATGGCCGGCCGCCGCGTGCTGCGGCTGTTCGTCCGGCGCGACTCGTACGGCCGGTTCATCTCGTGCCTGGTCTACATGCCGCGCGACCGCTACACGACCAAAAACCGGGTGCGGATGCAGGAAATCCTGACCGAGGCGCTCAACGGTGTCGGGCTGGACTACACCACGCGGGTCACCGAAGACCTGATGGCGCGCGTGCATTTCACCGTACGCACCGACCCGACCGACCCACCGGACCACATCGACGTGGCCGCGCTGCAGGAAAGGCTCGTCGCCGCGACCCGCTCCTGGGACGACGACTTCGCCGCCGCCATGCAGGAATCGGTCGGTGAGGAGCAGGCGCGCGTGCTGGTGCGCCGCTATGGGCCGGCTTTTCCCGAGGCGTACAAGGAAGAACACACCGTCCTGGAGGCGGCCGAGGACGTGTCGCGGCTGGAGATGCTGGAAGAGCCGGGAGATCTCGGCACGCATCTCTATCGCAAAAACGACGAGCTGCGCTTCACCGTACGCCGGCTGCTGGAGCCGATGTCGCTGTCCGACGTGTTGCCGGTGTTGCAGTCGATGGGAGTGAAGGTCTTCGACGAGCGGCCGTTCCGCTTCCACCGGCTGGACGCGAATGGCGACAACCGTCCGGAGGACACCGCCTGGGTCTATGACTTCGGTCTCGGGGAATGCATAGGGGTCGACGCCGACGCCGTACGCGGTCCGGTGCAAAACGCGTTTTCCGCGTGCTGGCGCGGAGAGTCCGAAGTGGACGGTCTGAACGCGCTGGTGCTCGGCGCCGGCCTGACCTGGCAGCAGGTGTCGGTGTTGCGCGCGTACGCGAAATATCGCCGGCAGGTCGGTCAGGTCTATTCCGACCGGCTGGTTTCCACCACCCTGGCGCAAAACCCCGGCATCGCCGGCGGCCTGGTCGACCTGTTCCTGCTGCGGTTCGACCCCGGCCTGAAGCTGCCGATGGACGAGCGAAACACGCGCGCCGAGGAGTTGGTCGCCAAGCTCACCGCCGAGCTGGACTCGGTCGAGAGCCTGGACGCCGACCGGATCATGCGCAGCCTGCTCGCCACTATTTTGGCGACCACGCGCACCAACTACTTCCAGCGCGGCCGGGACGGCCGGCCAAAGCCCTATCTGGCACTGAAAATCGACCCGTCGATGGTGCCCGACCTGCCGGCGCCGAGGCCGAAGTACGAGATTTTCGTCTACTCACCACGGTTTGAAGGCGTACACTTGCGGTTCGGGCCGATCGCCCGCGGCGGCCTGCGCTGGTCGGACCGGCGGGACGACTTCCGCACCGAGGTGCTCGGCCTGGTCAAGGCGCAGATGGTGAAAAACTCGGTGATCGTGCCGGTCGGCGCCAAGGGAGGCTTCGTACTGAAGCGGCCGCCGGCGAGCACCGACCGGGAGGCTTTCCTGGCCGAGGGACAGGCCTGCTATCGGATGTTCATCTCCGGTCTGCTGGACCTGACCGACAACCGTAACGCCAACACCGACGGCACCACCGAGGTCATTCCGGCGACAGATGTCGTACGACACGATGACGACGACAGCTATTTGGTTGTCGCGGCGGACAAAGGCACCGCGACCTTCAGCGACCTGGCCAACTCGATCGCCAAGGAATACGGCTTCTGGCTGGGAGACGCGTTCGCCTCCGGTGGTTCGCAGGGTTACGACCACAAGAAGATGGGGATCACCTCGCGCGGTGCCTGGGAGTCGGTGAAACGGCATTTCCGCGAGCTCGGCCACGACACCCAGACCGAGGACTTCACCGCGGTCGGCATCGGCGACATGTCCGGTGACGTTTTCGGCAACGGAATGCTGCTGTCCGAGCACATCCGGCTGGTCGCCGCCTTCGACCACCGGCACATCTTCGTCGATCCGAAGCCGGTCGCGGCCACCTCGTATGCTGAGCGGCGCCGGCTTTTCGACCTGCCGCGCTCGTCGTGGGCCGACTATGACACCTCGCTGATCTCGGCCGGCGGTGGAGTTTTCCCACGTACGGCCAAATCCATCCCGATCAGCGCGGAAATGGCCACCGCGCTGGGGATCTCCGACCCGACCGTTACCAAGCTGGCACCGGCCGAGCTGATCCGGCAGATCCTGATGGCGCCGGTCGACCTGCTGTGGAACGGTGGCATCGGCACGTATGTCAAGGCCAGCACCGAAACACACGCCGACGTCGGCGACAAGACCAACGACGGCGTCCGCGTCAACGGTCGTGACCTGCGCTGCAAGGTCGTCGGAGAAGGCGGCAACCTCGGCTTCACCCAGCGCGGCCGGATCGAGTACGCGCTCGCCGGCGGCCGGATCAACACCGACGCGATCGACAACTCCGCCGGCGTGGACACCTCCGACCGCGAGGTCAACATCAAGATCCTGTTGGACGGCGCGATTTCCTCCGGCCAGCTGGCCGAACAGGAGCGCAACTCGCTGCTGGCGCAGATGACCGACGAGCTCGCACACCTGGTTTTGCAGGACAACTACGAACAGAACATCGCGCTCGGCAACGCTCGCTCCGGCGCCGGGCCGATGGTGACCGTACACGAGCGGCAACTCCGCGCGCTGGAAGCCGAAGGCCGGCTCGACCGCGCACTGGAGTTTCTGCCGTCGGTCGAGGAGATGCGGGAGCGCGAGGCGGCCGGCCGCGGCCTCACCTCGCCGGAGCTGTCGGTTTTGCTGGCGTACGTGAAAATCGGCCTGGAACAGGACATCGCCGCGTCCGACCTGCCGGACGAGGACTGGTGCATGCCGACGCTCGTCGACTATTTCCCCACGCCGCTGCGGGAAAACTTCGCCGAGCTGATGAAGTCGCATCCGCTGCGGCGCGACATCATCACCACGCGGGTCGTCAACGACTGTGTCGACCGCGGCGGCACGTCGTTCGTTTTCCGTGCGGTGGAGGAAACCGGCGCCGACGTGGTCGACGTCGTACGCGCCGCCGAGGTCGTCCGGCAGGTCTTCGGACTGCGGGAAGTGTGGGCCGAGGCGGAAAAACTCGACGTACACGTGCCGACCGCCGCGCAGACGCAGCTCTATCTGCGCAGCCGCCGGCTGGTCGACCGCGCGACCCGCTGGCTGCTGCAGAGCCGGCGGCCACCGATCGACGTCAGCGCCGAGGTCGCGCGCTTCCGCCCCGCCGTCGCCGAGCTGCTGCCGAAAGTCGAGCAGATGCGCGGTCCGCGCGAACGCGAGGCGATCGAAGCCGAGGTCGCGCAGCTGTGCGCGGAAGGCGTACCGACCGAGGTCTCCCGGCAGGCGGTGCGGCTGATCTACGCTTTCGGCCTGCTCGACGTGGTCGAGGTCGCCAACCGCAGCGGCCAGCCGCCGACCGAGGTCGCCGAGGTCTATTTCGCGGTCGCCGAACGCTTCGAGATGGAGGCACTGCTCGACCGGATCTCCGACCTCAAACGCGACGACCGGTGGAAGTCGCTGGCCAGGATGGCGCTGCGCTATGACCTCTACGCCGCGATGGCCGAGTTCACCGCGGAGGTCATCCAGTCCACCCCGGACAACCTGGGTCCGCACGAGCGGGTCAAGGAGTGGATCGCCGCCAACCGCCCGTCGCTGGCGCGCGTACAGGCGAGCCTGCGCGACATCGACGAGCTCGGCAGCGACCTGGCGACCCTGTCCGTGCTGCTGCGCCAGATCCGCACCGTCATCCGGGCCTCGGCCTCTGGGTGA
- a CDS encoding Gfo/Idh/MocA family protein, producing the protein MGKPLSVGIVGCGAISGHYLATLDRLSGVRLAAVADLDRSRAETVASSRPGVRVLAVSELVDDTDVEVVLNLTVPAAHAEVALKAIAAGKSVYGEKPLAATVADARKVLYEADAAGVRVGCAPDTVLGTGTQTARQAVDSGAIGVPVAATATMVTPGHERWHPNPDFYYLPGGGPLLDMGPYYLSALVTLLGPVVSVVGASSRPKSERVIGSGSRAGETIPVSTDTHVTGVLTHRSGALSTLLMSFDVAATRSSPIEVHGTEGSLVVPDPNTFDGDVLVREIGEPDWRRLEVSAGYRDAARGYGLAEMATETEPRASGRLAFHVLDIMESLLSSANSGRAVSVESTCQRPSPVPLTSIAE; encoded by the coding sequence GTGGGCAAGCCGCTGAGTGTCGGCATCGTCGGCTGCGGCGCGATTTCCGGACATTATCTGGCGACACTTGACCGGCTGAGCGGCGTACGCCTGGCGGCCGTCGCCGATCTCGACCGGTCGCGCGCGGAAACGGTGGCGAGCAGCCGACCCGGTGTGCGAGTGTTGGCCGTCAGCGAGCTGGTTGACGACACCGACGTCGAGGTCGTCCTCAACCTTACCGTGCCGGCCGCGCACGCCGAGGTGGCGCTGAAGGCGATCGCGGCCGGAAAGTCGGTGTATGGCGAAAAACCGTTGGCGGCGACCGTCGCGGACGCGCGGAAAGTGTTGTATGAGGCCGATGCCGCCGGCGTACGCGTCGGCTGTGCCCCGGACACCGTGCTCGGCACCGGCACGCAGACCGCGCGGCAGGCGGTCGACAGTGGTGCGATCGGCGTTCCGGTCGCCGCGACCGCGACGATGGTCACGCCAGGACACGAGCGCTGGCATCCGAACCCGGATTTCTATTATCTGCCAGGCGGCGGTCCGCTGCTGGACATGGGACCGTATTACCTGAGCGCGTTGGTGACACTGCTCGGTCCGGTCGTCTCGGTGGTCGGCGCGTCCAGCCGGCCGAAATCGGAGCGCGTCATCGGATCGGGGTCGCGCGCCGGCGAGACAATTCCGGTCTCGACCGACACGCATGTCACCGGCGTGCTCACGCACCGGTCCGGCGCGCTTTCCACGCTGCTCATGAGTTTCGATGTGGCCGCGACCCGGTCGTCGCCGATCGAGGTGCACGGCACCGAAGGCTCGCTGGTCGTCCCGGACCCCAACACCTTCGACGGAGACGTGCTCGTACGCGAGATCGGCGAGCCCGACTGGCGGCGGCTCGAGGTGAGCGCCGGCTATCGAGACGCGGCGCGCGGCTATGGCCTGGCCGAGATGGCGACCGAGACCGAGCCGCGTGCGAGCGGCCGGCTGGCCTTCCACGTCCTGGACATCATGGAATCGCTGCTGTCCTCGGCCAATTCCGGCCGAGCCGTCAGCGTCGAGAGCACCTGTCAGCGCCCGTCGCCGGTGCCGTTGACCTCGATAGCCGAGTGA
- a CDS encoding lasso RiPP family leader peptide-containing protein, with protein sequence MHEEVEKTAEQREAYEPPMVAEVGTFADLTRGSAYLLYDADTGNGYTS encoded by the coding sequence ATGCACGAGGAAGTCGAAAAGACCGCCGAGCAGCGGGAAGCGTACGAGCCGCCGATGGTCGCCGAGGTGGGCACCTTCGCGGATCTGACCAGGGGATCGGCTTACCTGCTCTACGACGCCGACACCGGCAACGGCTACACCAGTTGA
- a CDS encoding TetR family transcriptional regulator gives MSLSRDKIVAAAIEVIDAAGVEKLTMRRLAAQVGVEPMSLYHHFPSKADLLDAIVDAATESYASHLTVAPAADWRDGLLAFGAGMRAALLAHPRLLPLVSTRPATPDTAESLGHPLLGPLVAAGFSRRRAEFAVQSVAVFVLGHAMAQAGSTPGAADVPNRSAVEAYYDEWFELGLTALVNGLAG, from the coding sequence GTGAGCCTGAGTCGAGACAAGATCGTGGCCGCGGCGATCGAGGTGATCGACGCGGCCGGGGTCGAGAAGCTGACCATGCGGCGGCTGGCGGCTCAGGTCGGGGTGGAGCCGATGTCGCTCTATCACCACTTCCCCAGCAAAGCCGATCTGCTGGACGCGATCGTCGATGCCGCGACCGAGTCGTACGCGTCGCACCTGACGGTCGCTCCGGCGGCCGACTGGCGCGATGGCCTGCTCGCGTTCGGAGCCGGGATGCGCGCGGCGCTGCTCGCCCATCCCCGGCTGCTGCCGCTGGTGTCCACCCGGCCGGCGACGCCGGACACGGCCGAAAGCCTCGGACATCCGCTGCTCGGCCCACTCGTCGCGGCCGGTTTCTCGCGGCGGCGGGCCGAGTTCGCGGTGCAGTCGGTGGCGGTGTTCGTGCTCGGCCACGCGATGGCGCAGGCCGGCTCCACGCCCGGCGCCGCCGACGTGCCGAACCGGTCGGCGGTCGAGGCGTATTACGACGAGTGGTTCGAGCTTGGCCTGACCGCCTTGGTCAACGGCCTGGCAGGTTGA
- a CDS encoding carboxylesterase/lipase family protein: protein MKRILAAVVVAALSLTGCTSMEPTAAGCVADTSVGEISGTSAGKLCTYKGIPYAAPPTGDRRFRPPQPAPPWEDTLRATDGSRVCPQFPDRSSEDYPDSRKVYADEDCLYLNVWAPRGGSARRPVIVFVHGGAAIFGNANEARYDGTTLATRGDAVVVTINYRLGILGWSELGDLDPAYRGSGNNGLRDQIAAFTWVRQHIADFGGDPGNVTAVGESEGAFSLSALLATDHPQRLFRRVVLESGSGYMDRSAALEKELTAPFLSVAKSVAALKSMTTTQLLTLQEKTLESLPGAFTRAVYFGAYVDGNLVKAPLIQRVRAGYARGIDLITGTNRDELRYFAQFDPSVLRLSQPQYGLLFPAPLASRRSAMVGAYAAARPHASEGDIALAMANDQTMRVPATRLAAAQSRWARSYLYQFDWAPAKGLGAIHTAELPFVFGTLRFTGIPGGAESLSTDRARMTALSGRMVTAWTSFARNGNPGWPAYRTPARATMVWNLTPKVAYAPNDAERALWDPYDFAALDINLPGR, encoded by the coding sequence ATGAAACGCATCCTCGCCGCCGTTGTGGTGGCAGCTCTTTCGTTGACCGGATGTACGTCGATGGAGCCGACCGCGGCCGGTTGTGTCGCTGACACCTCGGTCGGTGAGATTTCCGGCACGTCCGCCGGAAAACTCTGCACGTACAAGGGGATTCCGTATGCGGCGCCACCCACCGGTGACCGTCGCTTCCGTCCGCCGCAGCCGGCGCCTCCGTGGGAGGACACGCTCCGGGCCACCGACGGCAGCCGCGTCTGTCCGCAGTTTCCGGACCGTAGCTCGGAAGACTATCCGGACAGCCGCAAGGTCTACGCCGACGAGGACTGCCTTTATCTCAACGTATGGGCTCCGCGTGGCGGCAGCGCGCGCCGGCCGGTGATCGTCTTCGTCCATGGCGGCGCGGCGATTTTCGGCAATGCCAACGAAGCCCGCTATGACGGCACGACACTCGCGACGCGCGGGGACGCCGTCGTCGTGACGATCAACTATCGCCTCGGCATCCTCGGCTGGTCGGAGCTCGGCGATCTCGACCCGGCGTATCGCGGCTCCGGCAACAACGGCCTGCGCGACCAGATCGCCGCCTTCACCTGGGTACGCCAGCACATCGCGGATTTCGGTGGCGATCCCGGCAATGTCACCGCGGTCGGCGAGTCGGAAGGGGCGTTCTCGCTGAGCGCGTTGCTGGCGACCGACCATCCGCAGCGGCTTTTCCGCCGCGTCGTGCTGGAAAGCGGCAGTGGCTACATGGATCGCTCGGCGGCATTGGAAAAGGAGCTCACCGCGCCGTTCCTGTCGGTCGCCAAGAGCGTGGCCGCGTTGAAGTCGATGACCACCACGCAGTTGTTGACATTGCAGGAAAAGACGCTCGAGTCGCTGCCGGGAGCCTTCACGCGCGCGGTGTATTTCGGTGCGTACGTTGACGGAAACCTCGTGAAGGCGCCGCTCATCCAGCGCGTACGAGCCGGTTACGCCCGCGGGATCGACCTGATCACCGGCACCAACCGCGACGAGCTCCGCTATTTCGCGCAGTTCGATCCGTCGGTGTTGCGGCTCAGCCAACCGCAGTATGGCCTGCTTTTCCCGGCACCGCTGGCAAGCCGGCGGTCGGCGATGGTCGGCGCGTACGCGGCGGCGCGGCCACACGCCAGCGAGGGGGACATCGCGCTGGCGATGGCAAACGACCAGACGATGCGCGTGCCGGCGACGCGGCTCGCGGCGGCGCAGTCGCGCTGGGCTCGCAGCTATCTCTACCAGTTTGACTGGGCTCCGGCGAAGGGGCTCGGTGCGATTCACACGGCCGAGCTGCCGTTCGTCTTCGGTACGCTGCGGTTCACCGGCATCCCCGGCGGCGCTGAGTCGCTGTCGACCGACCGCGCGCGGATGACCGCACTGTCCGGCCGGATGGTCACGGCGTGGACGTCGTTTGCGCGAAACGGAAATCCTGGCTGGCCGGCCTACCGTACGCCGGCCCGGGCGACGATGGTCTGGAACCTCACACCCAAGGTCGCGTACGCGCCGAACGACGCCGAGCGCGCACTGTGGGACCCGTACGACTTCGCCGCGCTGGACATCAACCTGCCAGGCCGTTGA
- a CDS encoding ThuA domain-containing protein gives MFIPFLENNGFSVRTAGSPAPYADADYMATVDLVVQCYTMGTIEPAELAGLRQAVQAGTGLGGWHGGIADSFRNSSDYLHLIGGQFACHPGKSAEPAGLPDDNYVPYRINVLPAGKTHPITEGIDDFDLVTEQYWVLSDDYVDVLATTTQKVRPWDPWKREVTSPAVWTRQWGDGRIFVATPGHSMDVLENPSVRTIIERGLLWASR, from the coding sequence ATGTTCATCCCATTCCTTGAGAACAACGGTTTTTCGGTGCGGACGGCGGGCTCGCCGGCGCCGTACGCGGATGCCGACTACATGGCGACCGTCGATCTCGTGGTGCAGTGTTACACGATGGGGACGATCGAGCCGGCCGAGCTCGCCGGGCTGCGACAGGCCGTGCAGGCCGGCACCGGGCTCGGCGGCTGGCATGGTGGCATCGCCGACTCGTTTCGCAACTCGTCAGATTATCTGCATCTGATCGGCGGCCAGTTTGCCTGCCATCCTGGCAAAAGCGCCGAGCCGGCCGGTCTGCCGGACGACAACTACGTGCCGTACAGAATCAACGTTTTGCCAGCCGGAAAGACGCATCCGATCACCGAAGGTATCGACGATTTCGATCTGGTGACCGAACAATACTGGGTGCTGTCCGACGACTACGTCGACGTTCTCGCGACCACCACCCAGAAAGTGCGCCCATGGGACCCGTGGAAACGCGAGGTCACGTCGCCGGCGGTCTGGACCAGGCAGTGGGGGGACGGCCGGATTTTCGTGGCCACACCTGGACACAGCATGGACGTGCTGGAAAATCCGAGCGTACGGACCATTATCGAGCGAGGTTTGCTGTGGGCAAGCCGCTGA